The region GGCGGCCGGCTTTATTCTGATGTCCATTTTGCTGGCGATGGCATTGATGACGTTCAAGCCTCGTCAGGTCTGCGCCTGAAGCATTACATCGCAGTAAACAGTTCGCGTCGGGCGCCCTCGGTAATGGCCACAATGCCGGGGTGCTTGACCTTGCGCTCCACCGAAATGGCATAGAACGACTCAGTCACCGCGTCGGTCTGGCCAATCAACTCCACGCCGTATTGGCGTTTAACCTCCTCGGCAATCACGCTCGGGCCAATGAAAATGCCGCTGCCAGATTGACCGAAGGCCTGCATCAGCGCGCTGTCGTCGAACTCTCCAATGATTTGCGGCTGGATTTTCTGCTCCGCAAACCAGCGCTGTAAGCGGCTTCGTATCACCGTTTCCGGCCCTGGAATCAGGAGGGGCGCGCCGTGTAGGCTGCGCGGGAAATCATCGCCGTAGCGTGCTGCCAGCGCGGCAGTGGCAAAAAAACTGATGCCGCACTCGCCAAGCTTCTGGCTGTAGCCCTTGATGTCCAGGTGCGAGGGCATTGGGCTGTCAGAGATCACCAGGTCCAGGCGCTGGATCGCCAGGTCAGCGAGCAGACGCTCCAGCTTGTCTTCGCGGCAGGTGATGCGCAGCGGCTCGTTTAATTCCATGGTCGGCGCGATGAGGCGGTAGACGATGGATTTAGGCACTACGTCCGCGACCCCCACCCGAAACAGGATCTGCTGCTCATTGGGCTGGGCGCGCAGCATCAACTCCAGTTCGCCCCCCAGTTGGAACATTTGCTCAGCGTATGGCAGGGCCTGACGTCCGGCCTCTGTGAGTTCCAGTTGTCGACCGACCCTCTGGAACAGCTCTGTGCTATAGGTTTGTTCGAGTAATGAGATCTGCCCGCTGATGGTTTGCGGTGTCAGGTTCAACTGCTCGCACGCGCGAACGATGCTGCCAGTCTTGGCCACTACCCAGAAATAGTGCAGTTGTCGATAATTGAGCATGGTGATCAACACTTCGTAAAAAACGAAGTATAACCGCTAAAAATACGAATTTCCCTGAAGTGTTTGCCTCTCTAGAATGCGCCCCTATCGCCGGTTCGCCTTTCCGGCGCTTTCTGCTCTATCGAGGAAACCAACATGAAGTTCAAATCCGCGGCGCTGTTGATTGTGTCTTTACTGGTTCTGGCGGGCTGCGAGCAAGCCGAGAAAAGCGCCCAGCAGCTGATGGGCAAGGCGGCTGAAACCGCCAAGCAAGCCATCGACGATACGCACAAAGCCGCAGAGCAAGCGATCAGCGACGCCTCTGGCGGACTGATCAGCAAGAAAGATCAACCGGCTAAAGAGTCGGAAAAAACCGAATCATCGCCCCAAAAAATCTAAATTTTCTTACAACGATTCAGGACTGACCCATGGAATACCTCTTAGAACTCGCTGCAAGCCCTACCGCCTGGGTCGCCCTGGCCACCCTGATCGTCATGGAAGTCGTGCTCGGCATCGATAACCTGATCTTCATTTCGATCCTGACCAACAAATTGCCGGCGCAACACCGTGAGAAGGCTCGGCGCATCGGCATCGGCATGGCGTTGATCTTGCGGCTTGCGTTGCTGAGTACGATCGCGTTTATCGTCCAGTTGACTGAGCCGGTGATCGACATACTGGGCCAGACGTTCTCATGGAAAGACATCATCCTGATCGCTGGTGGCCTGTTCCTGTTGTGGAAGGCGACCACCGAGATCCACCACAGCATGGACCCGGCTTTGGATGATCCGAAGTCTGCTGCGTCCGGCGTGACTTTAGGTTTTGCCGCCGCGATCGGTCAGATCCTGTTGTTGGACATGGTCTTCTCCATCGACAGCATTATTACCGCTGTTGGCATGACCGAGCATTTGCCGATCATGATTATCGCCGTGGTGGTCTCGGTTCTGGTGATGTTGCTGGCCGCTGAGCCTTTGGCCAGGTTCATCAACGACAATCCGACGGTGGTGATGCTGGCGTTGGGCTTCTTGATCATGATTGGCATGACGCTGATCGCCGAGGGTTTTGGCGCCCATGTGCCCAAAGGCTATGTTTACGCGGCGATGGCGTTCTCGGCGACGATTGAGGTGTTAAACATCATGTCGCGTCGGGCAAAGCAAAAGCGTGTGAGCGCTGAAGCTTAACGGGCGAGAAAACGAAAAGGCCGCCAGTACACTCAAGAGTCCTGGCGGCCTTTTTTTGGAAGTATTCAGTCCCTTAATGTGCAGTCGCGCGGTGGGCGGCTGGGGTGTCGGTTTGCGACGCAGGCATCGATTGCGCAGGCGAATGATAGTGCCGACGGCTAATACGCAGTACGCCCCACAACATGGCAGCGGCAACAGTCAGCCAGCCGCAAATCAATAATACGATGGTCATTGTCAGGCTCATCAGTGCCTCCTCTTTGCCCTGCTGCGGGCATGCATACTCTGTCAGTGGCTCTTTTCAACTGACAGTCTAGTCGCTGCTGTGTTTCAGGCTATTGACCAAAGGTCGCCTGCCACCAACCCGTTCGCTCTATCGAATGCAAACAACTGCCTTGAGAGGCTATACCGTTACGGCGCAGCATCCTATGATCGAGGCTCAAGCCGGGAGCGCGAATGCCTGGCGTTTGAACAAGAGAGTGATGATGGTGCGGGTATTGTCTCGAATTCGGGCTGCACTTTTGGCAGCGGGTTGTGTCGTGGTTCTGGTGGGGTGCGCGGGCAGTGTGGCACCTGAAATCAAGCGTTTGCCGGAGCGTGTCGAACTCAGTGGTACGTTCTATAGGGGGGATACCCATCAAAGCGGGCCGCAGGTGCTGGCCAGCATGCTGTCGCAGCAAGGCATCTTGATCACGCCGGGGTTGCTCGATAAACCTCTTCGTTTGCCGGATGCCGAAGACCAGTTGCAGCAGAACATGCAGAGCCTGGCCAGGGAGTACGGCATGCTCGTCTATCCACTGGACAGCAACTTGCCTGCGCTGTTGACACAAGTGGCGGCCGGCTATCAAGTGATGGTGCGCTATACCGAAGGTTCTGCATTCTGGGGAGGGCCGCGGTACGCCATTCTTGCCGGGTACAATCGGCAAAAGCAGACGGTGCTGTTGCGCGCGGGGATGAATCGACGACTGTTGATGGGGTTCGGTAAATTTGAATCGTCGTTCAAGGACGCCGGCGGTTGGGCGGTACTGATTCAGAAGCCAAACCAGATTCCGGCCCAGGTTGATCGCCAGCGCTGGCTAAAGGCTGCCAGTGATCTGGCTCAAGCAGGTCAGGAACAGGCGGCTGCGCGTGCGACCAAGGCATTGAACACGCCGTAAGGCGTTGTTCGCCAGTTGCCTGGCAGCTATGTACGTTGTCGATCTCTGAGTTTAAGCAGGCAAAAAAGCCCCGAATCATCGGGGCTCTCCATGGCAATGCTTCGTACTATTTGGACGCTTCTACTACACCGCTTTGGCGATTCTTTAGGTTCTTCTCGGCTTTGTATTGCAGGGCCACCGAGGGCACGCTGTTACTCTTGCCGGTTTCGACCCAGCTACGGATCCGGCTGGCGTCCGCGAAGTGGGTATATTTGCCAAACGCATCGAGTATGACCAGCGCCACTGGGCGATTGCCCATGGTGGTCACCAATACCAGGCAGTGACCGGCCTGATTGGTGAAGCCGGTCTTGGTTATTTTGATGTCCCAGTTAGGCTTGTTGACCAAGTGATCAGTGTTGCGAAAGCCCAGCGTGTAATTGGGTTTACGGAACGACACAGTCGCTTCTTTGGTGGTGGTCAGTTGAGTCAGCAGCGGATATTTGCGCGCTGCTACCAGCAGCTTGCTCAGATCGCGAGCGGTAGACACGTTATGTTCGGAGAGCCCTGTGGGTTCGACATAGTGCGTACTGGTCATGCCCAGTGCTTTAGCCTTGGCGTTCATCGCAGCAATAAATGCGACATAGCCGCCAGGGTAATGGTGGGCCAGACTCGCCGCCGCACGGTTTTCTGAAGACATCAGAGCAATCAGCAGCATTTCTTTGCGTGGTAATTCGCTCTTGAGTTTTACCCTGGAGAACACACCTTTCATTTCAGGGGTGTTGCTGATATCGACGGAAATGTATTCATCCATATTCTGTCGCGCCTCGACCACCACCAGGCCCGTCATCAGCTTGCTGACGGAGGCGATCGGCACAACCACGTCCGGGTTGCTGGCATAAATCACTTTGTTGGTCTGCAGATCCAGTAGCAAGGCGCTGCCGGAAGCAATCTTCAGCTGTGAGGTGTCTCGTGGCGCCGCAGTGGTTTCAGCGGCGTTGATCGTTGGCGTGATGAAAGTCCCTGAAAATGCAAAAAATAGACTAAGGATGGAAAGGCGGATTTTCACGCGGGCGAACTCATAAGGATGGATATGCCGTTTTGTAACGGGCTATTTCTTAAAAACGAAGCATTTTAGGAGTATGTGCTACGAAAACGATAGGCGCCTGTAAACAAAGGCTTAAAAGTGAAAGATATTTAATGTTGTACCAATTTTGTACCAATCCAGCTTTCCAGCTTCCCGACTTCTGACCAGTCGGTGGTGGAGCTCAGCCACCGAGCGTAAGTGGACAATAGCACCTGGACACTATGCCCAAGCTGCCCAGCGATGAATGCGGGATTCATCCCGGCCATGAGGCACATCGTAGCGCAGGTGTGACGGCAGTTGTATTGGCTTCGCGGCTCCATTTTCAAAACCTCCAAGGCTTTGGCGAAGTGCCCGCCGGGTGTTGACGACGAAAGCATAAACTCTGATCCGCCCGATGGCGGAAACACATAGGGCGCCTCCTTGCGTTTGCGATGGTGCTGCGTCAGTCGGGCATCAGCAATCTTTCTCGCTTCAGTCAGCGTATGCATCGCTCGGCTGTTGAGCATGACCTTGCGGGCATATTTGGTCTTCGTCCGCTCCTCGACAACCCCATCTACGACGATCCGGCAGACATGCGCTACGCGCTTCTCCAGATCGATCTCATCGCGTTTCCCATTCTTGTCAGGCTTGCTCCAGGCTATTACATCTTTAAATCGGCTGGCTGTGATACGGCCAGACCGGTCGGCATGCCACTTGTCAGTGCCCTGAAGTTCCGTTCTCACTATGCCGCTTCCTCGGCCTGATTCAGGTCGTCGCTGGTGCCGTTCATATCGGTGAAGTCGGCATCAACTGTCGCTGCCATGTTCTTGAGCGCTTCATGGCATTCAAGGCCGACGGCTGCGCGCTGCCTCGGCTGCGGCGTAGGCTTCGATGTCCTGCTGCTTCGCGACAGCCAAAAGGTCGGCGAATACTCCGTCGATTTCTGGCGATGGGGATTTCGGGCCGAACGACACACCGGCAGGCGCGAGCAGTTTCGAGGTCCACGTCGAAGCCCAGGGCTACAACCTCAACAATGTCGTCAACCGATGGGGCGGTTGTGCTACGAAAGCGCTAGGCGCCTGCTGTACAGGGGGTAAATATGAAAAATATTTAATGCCTCGCCGGTTTTTTTCGCCTGCTTTTTGCAGTGTCCTTGCTATTGCCGGGTGGGTACTTTTGCGAATCTCAGGGTGGTCCTTTGAGACCAGGCCAATCGACTGGGACTGATAACAAAGAACCCCGCCAATGGCGGGGTTCTTTGTGTGCGACGTAGCCGGTGGCTTCAGTCGTGCAGCGTCTCGGCTGCGTAAAGCGTATTTTCCAGCAGGCATGCGCGAGTCATCGGGCCAACGCCGCCCGGCACTGGCGTGATCCAGCCAGCGCGGGGTAGGGCGGTTTCATACACGACGTCGCCGACCAGTTTGCCGTCTTCCTGGCGATTTATGCCAACGTCGATCACGATCGCGCCTTCCTTGATCCACTCGCCTTTGACCAGGCCAGGCTTTCCAGCGGCCACCACCACCAGGTCGGCGCGGCCGACGTGGCCTGCTAGATCCTTGGTGAAGCGATGGGTGACTGTCACGGTGCAACCGGCCAGCAGCAATTCCATTGCCATCGGTCGACCAACAATGTTGGAGGCACCGACGATCACGGCATCCATCCCGTACAAGTCAACCCCGGTGCTTTCCAGCAGGGTCATGATGCCTTTAGGCGTGCATGGCCGCAGCAGGGGAATACGCTGTGCCAGACGACCGACATTATAAGGATGGAAACCGTCGACATCCTTGTCCGGACGAATGCGTTCCAGCAATTTGGACGCGTCCAGATGTTCAGGTAAAGGAAGCTGAAGCAGAACACCGTCAATTGCCGGGTCGTCGTTCAGGCGATCAATCAGATCGGCCAGTGCTTGCTGCGTGGTTTCAGAAGGCAGGTCATAAGCTTGGGAAAGGAAGCCGACCTCTTCACAGTCTTTACGCTTGTGCGAGACATAAACCTGAGAGGCAGGATCGCTGCCGACCAGGATCACCGCAAGGCCGGGCGTGCGCAGCCCTTGCTGGCGACGCTCGGTGACTCGTTTGGCGATCTGCTGGCGCAGGCCGGCGGCGATCGATTTGCCGTCGATTAGTTGTGCAGTCATTGCGCGTGATTAACCATCGAGAGGGGAAAAAAAGAGAACGCATTCTCGCATGTCAGGAGGTGAGGGCAAAGGCGCTTGGTCTGCAAATTCCTCTAACCCCTTTAATTAAATGAATTTTTTTTAAAAAAGAGTTGACGACCTTCAGGCTCACCTATAACATTCGTCGCACTTGTCGGGCACAGCCTAGCACTGGTTAAGAAGGTCGAGCGGAGTTGATGTTTGATTCGGCGAGACTGAAAGCACTTAGTTTGTAATCGTCCAAGAATACAGATTAACAAGGCGCCCGTAGCTCAGCTGGATAGAGCATCCGCCTTCTAAGCGGATGGTCGCAGGTTCGAGTCCTGCCGGGTGCGCCATTAGGCAGCTTTGGCACAAGTAACGCAACATGGCAATATGGTGGGCGTAGCTCAGTTGGTAGAGCACGGGATTGTGACTCCCGTTGTCGAGGGTTCGATCCCCTTCGTCCACCCCATATTTAGAAAGGCGCCAGATTACTTATCTGGCGCCTTTGCTTTAAAAGCTTGATGCGGATGTGGTGGAATTGGTAGACACACTGGATTTAGGTTCCAGCGCCGCAAGGTGTGAGAGTTCGAGTCTCTCCGTCCGCACCATTACAAACAGCTATTTAATAGCAGAAAACGGCGCAGCACCTGCAAAGGGCTGCGCCGTTTTTGTTTTAGAAGTCTGGATTTTTTAAATCAGTCGCCGGTTTTGGGCTGGAAGGGCGGGTCGCTTCGTCGTATTTGTGTTTCTTGATGATGCTCGACTCGCCCGTCGATCCCTTTTCGGGGTTGGCTGTCAGGGATCGATTGCCGCTCTCTTCTTATATAGAAGCGTCAGTGCAGAGCCCTGGCTTGATTGTCTGTATTTGCTAACAGGGCGTGGCTCAACCGTTTGTCCCCGCCTAAAAATTGCCTGCTGCTTTTTTACCCGTTTTCAGTAGGGTGACTTCTTGAGTTTGACCCACTAGAATGCATGCCCTTGATTCTGGGGTCGGAAACGGCCGGCTAACGTCTGTGCAACGAGGAATATCCATGCAAGTTTCTGTTGAAAATACTTCTGCTCTTGAGCGCCGCATGAGCATCACCGTGCCGGCTGAGCGCATCGAGACTCAGGTCAACAAGCGTCTGCAGCAGACTGCCCAAAAGGCCAAGATTGCTGGCTTCCGTCCAGGCAAAGTGCCAATGAGTGAAATCAAGCGCCGTTTCGGTGCTGATGCGCGCCAGGAAGCTGTAGGCGATGTGATCCAGTCCTCCTTCTACGAAGCTGTCGTTGAGCAGAAGCTGAACCCGGCCGGCGCTCCTTCTATTGAGCCTAAGTCGATCGAAGCTGGCAAAGATCTGGAATACGTCGCAGTTTTCGAAGTGTTTCCTGAGTTCACGGTTGCTGGTTTCGAAGGTATCACCGTCGAGCGCCTGAGCGCTGACGTGGCCGATGCTGATTTGGACAAAATGCTGGAAGTTCTGCGCAAGCAGAACACCCGTTTCGAAGTGGCTGAGCGCGCCGCTCAGAACGAAGACCAATTGAACATTGATTTCGTCGGCAAGGTTGACGGTGAAGTGTTCGCGGGTGGTTCTGCCAAAGGCACTCAGCTGGTTCTGGGTTCCGGTCGCATGATCCCTGGTTTTGAAGACGGTTTGGTGGGCGCTAAGGCGGGTGAGGAGCGCGTTCTGAACCTGACTTTCCCAGAGGACTATCAGAACCTGGACCTGGCTGGCAAAACCGTGGAGTTTACCGTCACTGTAAACACTGTTTCTGAGCCAAAGCTGCCGGAACTGACCGAAGAGTTCTTCGCTCAATTCGGCATCAAGGAAACGGGTCTGGAAGGCTTCCGCACCGAAGTTCGTAAGAACATGGAGCGCGAGCTGCGTCAGGCGATTAAGTCCAAGGTCAAGAACCAGGTTATGGACGGTCTGCTGACCACCAACCCGATCGAGGTGCCAAAGGCGCTGTTGTCCAACGAAGTTGATCGTCTGCGTGTGCAGGCGGTTCAACAGTTCGGCGGCAACATTAAGCCTGATCAGCTGCCGGCCGAGCTGTTCGAAGAACAAGCCAAGCGCCGCGTCGTGTTGGGTTTGATCGTGGCAGAAGTGGTCAAGCAGTTCGACCTCAAGCCCGATGACGCCCGTGTTCGCGAAATGATTCAGGAAATGGCTTCTGCCTACCAAGAACCTGAGCAGGTTGTGTCCTGGTACTACAAGAACGACCAGCAGCTGAACGAAGTGCGTTCGGTTGTGCTGGAAGAGCAAGTTGTGGATACTGTTCTGCAGAAGGCTAGCGTGACCGACAAATCGGTCTCTTACGAAGAAGCAGTGAAACCGGTCGAAGCTCCACAAGCCGACTGACTGTTTTTGCGGTAAGAAGTACACACCATAAGCCAGCCTTCGTGCTGGCTTATGCGTATTCAAGACATAACTATTTGGGAGTGACTGCAGAGCATGTTCCGTAATTCGTATATTCAGCAGAACTCTGATATCCAGGCCGCAGGCGGCTTGGTCCCGATGGTTGTCGAGCAGTCCGCTCGTGGCGAGCGCGCCTACGATATCTATTCGCGTCTTCTCAAGGAGCGAGTGATCTTTCTGGTTGGCCCGGTAGAGGACTACATGGCCAACCTGATCTGTGCGCAACTGCTGTTCCTTGAAGCGGAAAACCCGGACAAGGACATCCATCTGTATATCAACTCCCCGGGCGGTTCGGTGACAGCGGGTATGTCGATTTACGACACCATGCAGTTCATCAAGCCAAACGTGTCGACCACCTGTATCGGTCAAGCGTGCAGCATGGGCGCGTTCCTGTTGACCGCAGGTGCTCCTGGCAAGCGTTTCTGCCTGCCGAACTCGCGTGTAATGATTCACCAGCCATTGGGCGGTTTCCAGGGCCAGGCGTCGGATATCGAAATCCATGCCAAGGAAATCCTCTTCATTCGTGAGCGTCTTAACACGCTGATGGCCAAGCATAGCGGGCACACTCTTGAAGAAATCGAGCGCGACACAAACCGCGATAATTTCATGAGCGCAGAAGCCGCGCGTGATTACGGGTTGATCGATGAAGTGATCAGCCAGCGCCCCGCTTAAAATAAGCAGCTCAAAATAGGCTAGGTCGGCTGCTCCGATCACCAGCGGGCTTGAAAAAGCCCGCAATAGCCTTCATCTTGTGTTGCAAGCCTATCGGATTTGGATCGAACGAATGACTGACACCCGCAACGGCGAGGACAACGGCAAGCTGCTCTATTGCTCCTTCTGTGGCAAAAGCCAGCATGAAGTGCGTAAGTTGATTGCCGGCCCCTCGGTCTTTATTTGCGACGAGTGCGTCGACCTGTGCAACGACATCATCCGTGAGGAGGTGCAGGAAGCCCAGGCCGAGAGCAGCGCGCATAAATTGCCTTCGCCTAAAGAAATCAGCGGCATCCTTGATCAGTATGTAATTGGTCAGGAGCGTGCAAAAAAGGTTTTGGCCGTAGCGGTGTACAACCACTACAAACGCCTGAATCAGCGTGATAAAAAGAATGACGACGTCGAGCTCGGCAAAAGCAACATATTGCTGATCGGCCCGACAGGCTCGGGTAAAACCCTGCTTGCCGAAACACTGGCTCGCTTGCTGAACGTTCCGTTCACCATTGCTGATGCAACCACCCTTACTGAGGCGGGTTACGTCGGTGAAGATGTCGAGAACATCATTCAGAAGCTGCTGCAGAAGTGCGATTACGACGTGGAAAAAGCCCAGATGGGCATTGTCTACATCGATGAGATCGATAAAATCTCGCGCAAATCTGACAACCCGTCCATCACTCGTGACGTTTCAGGTGAAGGCGTGCAGCAGGCTTTGCTCAAGTTGATCGAAGGCACGGTCGCTTCCGTTCCGCCACAAGGTGGTCGCAAGCATCCGCAGCAGGAATTCCTGCAGGTCGACACCCGTAATATTCTGTTCATCTGCGGGGGTGCGTTCTCCGGTCTGGAAAAGGTTATTCAAAACCGTTCCACCAAGGGCGGCATCGGCTTCAATGCAGAAGTGCGCAGCAAGGAAGAAGGCAAGAAGGTCGGTGAGTCCCTGCGTGAAGTCGAGCCTGACGATTTGGTCAAGTTCGGTCTGATCCCGGAGTTCGTCGGTCGGCTGCCAGTACTTGCGACGCTGGATGAGCTTGATGAGGCTGCGTTGATGCAGATTCTCACTGAGCCTAAGAATGCTCTGACTAAGCAGTACGCCAAGCTTTTCGAGATGGAAGGTGTAGACCTTGAATTCCGGGCCGACGCCCTGAAATCGGTCGCTAAACGTGCCCTGGAACGAAAAACAGGTGCCCGTGGACTGCGCTCGATTCTTGAGGGTGTACTGCTCGACACGATGTATGAAATCCCCTCTCAGTCCGAGGTGAGTAAAGTCGTGATCGATGAAAGCGTTATCGAAGGCAAGTCCAAGCCACTGTATATCTACGAAAACAGTGAGCCGGCTGCCAAGGCTGCGCCAGACGCTTAAGCGTCACGCTGCTGGAATAAAGAAGGGGCCTTCGGGCCCCTTTTCTTTTTGCGCGGTTTAACACCTTCTTTAAGCTTGTTTTTTTTGAAGGTAGCCCCCATCTTGGTTTCAAGTTTACTTCCATCTGTTTACGGCCTTATGGCCGCCGTAGAGGCGAAATCATGAAGACAACCATCGAATTGCCTCTCCTGCCATTGCGTGATGTTGTGGTTTATCCGCACATGGTTATCCCGCTGTTCGTGGGGCGCGAGAAATCCATCGAAGCCCTCGAGGCTGCGATGACGGGTGACAAGCAGATTCTTCTGCTGGCTCAGAGAAACCCTGCTGATGACGATCCCGGTGAAGAAGCGCTTTATCGCGTAGGCACTGTCGCTACCGTTCTGCAGTTGCTTAAACTGCCCGATGGCACCGTGAAGGTTCTGGTCGAGGGCGAACAGCGTGGCGCCGTTGAGCGCTTCAGCGAAGTGGACGGCCACTGCCGCGCGGAAGTTTCACTGATTGACGAAGTCGACGCGCCTGAGCGCGAGTCGGAAGTGTTTGTGCGCAGCCTGCTGGCTCAGTTCGAGCAATATGTGCAGTTGGGCAAAAAAGTCCCCGCTGAAGTCCTGTCCTCACTCAACAGCATCGATGAGCCAGGCCGCTTGGTCGACACCATGGCCGCACACATGGCCCTGAAGATCGAGCAAAAGCAGGAAATCCTCGAAATAATTGATTTGTCGGCCAGGGTCGAGCACGTTCTTGCATTGCTGGACGCTGAGATCGATTTGCTGCAAGTCGAAAAACGTATTCGCGGTCGCGTCAAAAAACAAATGGAGCGCAGTCAGCGCGAGTACTACCTGAATGAGCAGATGAAGGCCATTCAGAAAGAGCTCGGCGACAGCGATGAAGGCCACAACGAAATCGAAGAGCTGAAAAAACGTATCGACGCAGCAGGTCTGCCGAAGGATGCGTTGGCCAAGGCCACGGCGGAGCTGAACAAGCTGAAGCAAATGTCGCCAATGTCAGCGGAAGCGACAGTGGTGCGTTCCTATATTGACTGGTTGGTACAAGTGCCGTGGAAGGCTCAGAGCAAAGTGCGTCTGGATCTTGCTCGTGCCGAAGACATTCTCGACGCTGACCATTACGGTCTGGATGAAGTTAAAGAGCGGATTCTTGAATACCTCGCCGTGCAAAAGCGTGTGAAGAAAATTCGTGGTCCGGTGCTGTGCCTCGTCGGTCCTCCGGGGGTGGGTAAAACCTCTCTGGCAGAGTCTATTGCTCATGCCACTAACCGCAAGTTTGTTCGTATGGCACTTGGTGGCGTGCGTGATGAAGCGGAAATTCGTGGTCATCGCCGTACTTACATCGGTTCGATGCCAGGAAGATTGATTCAAAAGATGACAAAGGTCGGTGTCCGCAACCCGCTGTTCCTGCTCGATGAAATCGACAAGATGGGCAGCGACATGCGTGGTGACCCGGCATCTGCGTTGTTGGAGGTGCTTGATCCTGAGCAGAACCACAATTTCAACGATCACTACCTTGAAGTCGACTATGACCTTTCGGATGTGATGTTCCTTTGCACTGCAAACTCCATGAATATTCCTCCGGCGCTGCTGGACCGGATGGAAGTCATTCGTTTGCCGGGTTATACCGAAGACGAGAAGATCAACATCGCCGTCAAATACCTTTCGCCCAAGCAAATTGCGGCCAACGGTCTGAAGAAAGGCGAACTCGAGTTCGATGCCGAGGCGATCCGCGACATCATTCGTTACTACACCCGTGAAGCCGGCGTTCGCGGGCTTGAACGCCAGATTGCCAAGGTTTGCCGCAAGACTGTCAAAGAGCATGCGACGGAAAAACGCTTCTCGGTGCAGGTTACTGCCGAGATGCTGGAGCACTTCCTGGGTGTGCGTAAATTCCGTTACGGGCTGGCCGAGTCTCAGGATCAGATCGGTCAGGTGACGGGTCTGGCTTGGACTCAGGTAGGCGGTGAATTACTCACCATCGAAGCGGCTGTCGTGCCGGGTAAAGGCCAGTTGATCAAGACCGGCTCTCTGGGTGATGTGATGGTCGAGTCGATCACGGCTGCTCTGACTGTCGTCCGCAGTCGTGCCAAGAGCTTGGGGATCCCCTTGGACTTCCACGAGAAGCGCGACACGCACATCCATATGCCGGAGGGGGCGACCCCTAAGGACGGCCCTAGCGCTGGTGTAGGCATGTGCACGGCCCTGGTGTCGGCATTGACCGGGATTCCGGTACGCGCTGATGTTGCCATGACAGGTGAAATTACCTTGCGTGGACAGGTGTTGGCGATCGGTGGTTTGAAAGAAAAACTACTGGCAG is a window of Pseudomonas sp. DC1.2 DNA encoding:
- the nhaR gene encoding transcriptional activator NhaR, translated to MLNYRQLHYFWVVAKTGSIVRACEQLNLTPQTISGQISLLEQTYSTELFQRVGRQLELTEAGRQALPYAEQMFQLGGELELMLRAQPNEQQILFRVGVADVVPKSIVYRLIAPTMELNEPLRITCREDKLERLLADLAIQRLDLVISDSPMPSHLDIKGYSQKLGECGISFFATAALAARYGDDFPRSLHGAPLLIPGPETVIRSRLQRWFAEQKIQPQIIGEFDDSALMQAFGQSGSGIFIGPSVIAEEVKRQYGVELIGQTDAVTESFYAISVERKVKHPGIVAITEGARRELFTAM
- a CDS encoding TerC family protein, translated to MEYLLELAASPTAWVALATLIVMEVVLGIDNLIFISILTNKLPAQHREKARRIGIGMALILRLALLSTIAFIVQLTEPVIDILGQTFSWKDIILIAGGLFLLWKATTEIHHSMDPALDDPKSAASGVTLGFAAAIGQILLLDMVFSIDSIITAVGMTEHLPIMIIAVVVSVLVMLLAAEPLARFINDNPTVVMLALGFLIMIGMTLIAEGFGAHVPKGYVYAAMAFSATIEVLNIMSRRAKQKRVSAEA
- a CDS encoding peptidase C39 family protein, with translation MIEAQAGSANAWRLNKRVMMVRVLSRIRAALLAAGCVVVLVGCAGSVAPEIKRLPERVELSGTFYRGDTHQSGPQVLASMLSQQGILITPGLLDKPLRLPDAEDQLQQNMQSLAREYGMLVYPLDSNLPALLTQVAAGYQVMVRYTEGSAFWGGPRYAILAGYNRQKQTVLLRAGMNRRLLMGFGKFESSFKDAGGWAVLIQKPNQIPAQVDRQRWLKAASDLAQAGQEQAAARATKALNTP
- the pbpG gene encoding D-alanyl-D-alanine endopeptidase, translating into MKIRLSILSLFFAFSGTFITPTINAAETTAAPRDTSQLKIASGSALLLDLQTNKVIYASNPDVVVPIASVSKLMTGLVVVEARQNMDEYISVDISNTPEMKGVFSRVKLKSELPRKEMLLIALMSSENRAAASLAHHYPGGYVAFIAAMNAKAKALGMTSTHYVEPTGLSEHNVSTARDLSKLLVAARKYPLLTQLTTTKEATVSFRKPNYTLGFRNTDHLVNKPNWDIKITKTGFTNQAGHCLVLVTTMGNRPVALVILDAFGKYTHFADASRIRSWVETGKSNSVPSVALQYKAEKNLKNRQSGVVEASK
- a CDS encoding tyrosine-type recombinase/integrase; this translates as MRTELQGTDKWHADRSGRITASRFKDVIAWSKPDKNGKRDEIDLEKRVAHVCRIVVDGVVEERTKTKYARKVMLNSRAMHTLTEARKIADARLTQHHRKRKEAPYVFPPSGGSEFMLSSSTPGGHFAKALEVLKMEPRSQYNCRHTCATMCLMAGMNPAFIAGQLGHSVQVLLSTYARWLSSTTDWSEVGKLESWIGTKLVQH
- the folD gene encoding bifunctional methylenetetrahydrofolate dehydrogenase/methenyltetrahydrofolate cyclohydrolase FolD, producing the protein MTAQLIDGKSIAAGLRQQIAKRVTERRQQGLRTPGLAVILVGSDPASQVYVSHKRKDCEEVGFLSQAYDLPSETTQQALADLIDRLNDDPAIDGVLLQLPLPEHLDASKLLERIRPDKDVDGFHPYNVGRLAQRIPLLRPCTPKGIMTLLESTGVDLYGMDAVIVGASNIVGRPMAMELLLAGCTVTVTHRFTKDLAGHVGRADLVVVAAGKPGLVKGEWIKEGAIVIDVGINRQEDGKLVGDVVYETALPRAGWITPVPGGVGPMTRACLLENTLYAAETLHD
- the tig gene encoding trigger factor is translated as MQVSVENTSALERRMSITVPAERIETQVNKRLQQTAQKAKIAGFRPGKVPMSEIKRRFGADARQEAVGDVIQSSFYEAVVEQKLNPAGAPSIEPKSIEAGKDLEYVAVFEVFPEFTVAGFEGITVERLSADVADADLDKMLEVLRKQNTRFEVAERAAQNEDQLNIDFVGKVDGEVFAGGSAKGTQLVLGSGRMIPGFEDGLVGAKAGEERVLNLTFPEDYQNLDLAGKTVEFTVTVNTVSEPKLPELTEEFFAQFGIKETGLEGFRTEVRKNMERELRQAIKSKVKNQVMDGLLTTNPIEVPKALLSNEVDRLRVQAVQQFGGNIKPDQLPAELFEEQAKRRVVLGLIVAEVVKQFDLKPDDARVREMIQEMASAYQEPEQVVSWYYKNDQQLNEVRSVVLEEQVVDTVLQKASVTDKSVSYEEAVKPVEAPQAD
- the clpP gene encoding ATP-dependent Clp endopeptidase proteolytic subunit ClpP gives rise to the protein MFRNSYIQQNSDIQAAGGLVPMVVEQSARGERAYDIYSRLLKERVIFLVGPVEDYMANLICAQLLFLEAENPDKDIHLYINSPGGSVTAGMSIYDTMQFIKPNVSTTCIGQACSMGAFLLTAGAPGKRFCLPNSRVMIHQPLGGFQGQASDIEIHAKEILFIRERLNTLMAKHSGHTLEEIERDTNRDNFMSAEAARDYGLIDEVISQRPA